From the Desulfosoma sp. genome, one window contains:
- a CDS encoding FprA family A-type flavoprotein — translation MIGSSTVARDIYWVGVNDRETDLFEALWPLPYGVSYNAYLIVDEKIALIDAVKGHFLAEHLHKIRDLLPSGRTLDYLVINHMEPDHTGAIDILRSVFPQMTVVGNKKTLDMLQAFYGSANTCLQVGNGDILDLGTHKLQFHLTPMVHWPETMMTFDTTTGVLFSGDAFGGFGTVDQGLFDDEVDLELMKGEMLRYFTNIVARYGQMVLKAIDKLEALPLTVVAPTHGTVWRRNPSLPVSLYARWSAQECDPAVVVAYGSMYGNTYRLAQAAALALTERGVTPTVHDIARTHASYVVADIWTSKGLILACPTYNTGLFPPMESLLAFLENKLLKDRLVGFIASYAWAGGARKALEAFAQRLSLEVVPPVVEVKGAGTAQDLEQCVLLASNMAERLA, via the coding sequence ATGATTGGATCATCCACCGTAGCTCGCGACATTTATTGGGTCGGGGTCAACGACCGCGAAACCGATCTCTTCGAAGCCCTGTGGCCGCTTCCTTACGGGGTTTCCTACAACGCTTACCTCATCGTGGATGAAAAGATCGCCTTGATCGATGCGGTCAAAGGCCATTTTCTGGCCGAACACCTGCACAAGATTCGCGACCTTTTGCCTTCGGGAAGGACTCTGGACTACCTGGTCATCAACCACATGGAACCGGATCATACCGGAGCCATCGATATTCTTCGATCCGTTTTTCCCCAGATGACTGTTGTGGGAAACAAGAAAACCCTGGACATGCTTCAAGCCTTTTACGGATCCGCAAACACCTGCCTTCAGGTGGGCAACGGAGACATTTTGGACTTGGGAACCCACAAGCTCCAGTTCCATTTAACCCCCATGGTGCATTGGCCTGAAACCATGATGACCTTTGACACGACCACGGGTGTGCTTTTTTCCGGGGACGCCTTCGGTGGTTTCGGCACCGTGGATCAAGGCCTTTTTGACGACGAAGTGGACCTGGAGCTCATGAAAGGGGAAATGCTTCGCTATTTCACCAACATCGTCGCCCGATACGGCCAGATGGTGCTCAAGGCCATCGACAAGCTGGAAGCCTTGCCTCTGACCGTGGTGGCACCCACACACGGCACCGTGTGGCGCCGTAACCCTTCCCTACCTGTTAGCCTTTACGCCCGCTGGAGCGCTCAGGAATGCGACCCGGCCGTGGTGGTGGCCTATGGGTCCATGTACGGCAACACTTACCGACTTGCGCAAGCGGCGGCCCTGGCTTTGACCGAACGCGGTGTCACCCCTACGGTGCACGATATCGCTCGCACTCACGCTTCTTATGTGGTGGCAGACATCTGGACCAGCAAGGGATTGATCCTGGCTTGCCCAACCTACAATACGGGCCTGTTTCCTCCCATGGAATCCCTCTTGGCTTTCTTGGAAAACAAGCTTCTAAAGGATCGTCTCGTGGGGTTCATCGCCAGTTACGCCTGGGCAGGCGGGGCCAGAAAAGCCCTGGAAGCTTTCGCCCAGAGGTTGTCTCTGGAAGTGGTACCTCCCGTCGTGGAGGTCAAAGGGGCGGGAACGGCACAAGATCTGGAACAATGCGTCCTGTTGGCGTCCAACATGGCCGAGCGTTTGGCATAG
- a CDS encoding tetratricopeptide repeat protein: MRPVIWITTATLILCIGLSAGHAVQTATDLFEKARKDSIMYRRVALYTEALALDSGLVEALRERGTIYYYQGKFDEADADLTAYLEKGGRDVRGLLFRALVSIKRQQWEKALADLNQAVAWEADRSDVLSLRAEVFYELGRFAEAEQDVKAVLALHDDPAAMARVLAVRGNIYADRGHVLSAREAFRQASTLDPTLGVLRTWGDILSPEQVSRIGLLGLIVLPAFLIFRIALPKPKRKDPPR, encoded by the coding sequence ATGCGCCCCGTCATCTGGATCACCACGGCAACCCTTATCCTCTGCATTGGTTTGAGTGCCGGTCACGCCGTGCAAACGGCAACGGATCTTTTCGAGAAAGCTCGCAAGGATTCCATCATGTACCGTCGAGTGGCTTTATACACCGAAGCTTTGGCCTTGGATTCCGGCTTGGTGGAAGCCCTCCGGGAACGCGGTACCATTTACTACTATCAGGGAAAGTTTGACGAAGCGGACGCCGACCTCACCGCCTACTTGGAAAAAGGAGGACGCGATGTTCGCGGATTGCTTTTTCGGGCTCTTGTGTCCATCAAGCGACAGCAGTGGGAAAAGGCTCTGGCCGATTTGAATCAAGCCGTTGCGTGGGAGGCCGATCGAAGCGATGTGCTCAGCCTTAGAGCGGAAGTGTTCTACGAATTGGGGCGCTTTGCGGAGGCGGAGCAGGATGTGAAGGCGGTGCTCGCTCTTCATGACGATCCCGCGGCCATGGCCCGCGTTCTTGCAGTCCGTGGGAACATTTATGCCGACCGCGGTCATGTGCTGTCGGCGCGGGAAGCTTTCCGACAAGCGTCCACCTTGGATCCGACCTTGGGGGTGCTTCGCACCTGGGGGGATATCCTGAGTCCGGAACAGGTAAGCCGTATCGGGCTTTTGGGGCTGATTGTGCTGCCGGCCTTTCTTATCTTTCGAATCGCACTTCCCAAGCCCAAGCGCAAAGACCCGCCCCGCTGA
- a CDS encoding Ni/Fe hydrogenase subunit alpha: protein MSREIHIQPITRIEGHASIQIQLDDAGEVQNARVNIMSLRGFEKFIEGKPAEEVPRIVSRICGICPWMHHLASNKAVDRCFGVTPPPAAQKLRELMQTVAHAEDKLLHFFFLAAADFVIGPDADYSVRNVIGIAKAHPELAQKVVRMRHRAKMILEKFAGKAIHPIAGVVGGFSKPMQEKDRQEILSEMRELLDFALFTLDFAKTKVFPPYLETIQSLGVIRTGFIGTVDENGALNLYDGRIRLMKPEGDFVDFDVQDYANYLGEHVEPYSYAKMPYAKIWGEGFSLDETNPRGIYRANTLARINVADRITTPRAQAELEEFREKFGRPAQATLLYHWARLIEEVYACEHAIELLEDESICDPHVRAEVEPRAGRGVGSVEAPRGTLIHDYSTDENGRITRANLIVGTTHNIAPMNLSVKQAAKSLIHKGVVDQGLLNRVEMAVRAYDP from the coding sequence ATGAGTCGTGAAATTCATATTCAGCCCATCACGCGCATCGAGGGGCATGCTTCCATACAGATTCAGTTGGATGATGCGGGAGAAGTGCAAAACGCCCGTGTCAATATCATGTCCTTGCGCGGCTTTGAAAAGTTCATCGAAGGTAAACCTGCAGAGGAAGTTCCTCGAATTGTGAGCCGCATCTGCGGCATCTGCCCCTGGATGCATCATTTAGCATCCAACAAGGCGGTGGACCGATGCTTTGGTGTCACACCGCCCCCGGCAGCCCAAAAGCTGCGGGAACTCATGCAGACCGTCGCCCATGCGGAAGATAAGCTCCTGCACTTTTTCTTTCTGGCGGCGGCGGACTTCGTGATCGGTCCCGATGCCGATTATTCGGTGCGAAACGTCATCGGTATCGCCAAAGCCCATCCGGAACTGGCACAGAAAGTGGTCCGCATGCGGCATCGAGCCAAAATGATTCTGGAAAAGTTTGCCGGCAAGGCCATTCATCCCATCGCTGGAGTGGTCGGGGGCTTTTCCAAGCCCATGCAGGAAAAGGATCGCCAGGAAATTCTTTCGGAAATGCGGGAACTTTTAGACTTTGCTTTGTTCACCCTGGATTTTGCCAAAACCAAGGTCTTTCCACCTTATCTGGAAACCATTCAGTCCTTGGGAGTCATTCGCACAGGGTTCATCGGAACCGTGGATGAAAATGGCGCTTTGAATCTCTACGACGGCCGTATCCGGCTCATGAAGCCTGAAGGCGATTTCGTGGACTTTGATGTTCAAGACTACGCCAATTATCTTGGCGAACATGTGGAACCTTACTCTTACGCCAAAATGCCCTACGCCAAAATATGGGGCGAAGGATTTTCATTGGACGAGACCAATCCTCGAGGCATCTATCGAGCCAATACGCTGGCTCGCATCAATGTGGCGGATCGGATCACCACGCCACGCGCCCAAGCGGAATTGGAAGAATTTCGAGAAAAATTCGGTCGTCCCGCCCAAGCCACGCTGCTTTACCACTGGGCTCGACTCATCGAGGAAGTTTACGCCTGCGAGCATGCCATTGAGTTGCTGGAAGACGAGAGCATCTGTGATCCGCATGTGCGGGCCGAAGTGGAACCTCGAGCCGGCCGCGGTGTGGGCAGTGTGGAGGCTCCCCGCGGAACACTGATCCACGATTATTCCACCGATGAAAACGGCAGAATCACTCGAGCGAACCTTATCGTCGGCACCACGCACAACATCGCCCCCATGAATCTGAGTGTCAAGCAGGCGGCTAAATCGCTCATTCACAAAGGTGTCGTGGATCAGGGACTACTGAATCGTGTGGAAATGGCTGTGCGCGCATACGACCCCTGA
- a CDS encoding methyl viologen-reducing hydrogenase has product MPVTVASEWLNSCSGCEIALVDLGERLLDVLNLVEFVHIPVLLDHKYFGQTGEKKHVDIPEAQVGIISGGIRNEEHKEIALHMRSRCQIIIALGTCATHGGIPALANSFLVSEIVERCFTTETTDDNPRTFEAPVPPLLDACYALDEHIPVDVYLPGCPPHPDQFYEALTALLQGATPELPTKSVCDTCPTVREGKGKLSKLRRFLHNPHYRSPDEPLDKMRCLLEQGFLCMGPVTRAGCGGDAKTPRCLAARVPCRGCYGPVRHDGNPMLEMLNALASNGIDVKSLPEFTSLLRFAGAHRLLRPSRQRKES; this is encoded by the coding sequence ATGCCTGTGACTGTCGCCAGCGAATGGCTTAACTCTTGTTCAGGGTGTGAAATCGCCCTGGTAGATCTGGGAGAACGGCTCCTGGACGTGCTCAATCTTGTGGAATTCGTTCACATTCCCGTGCTGTTGGACCACAAGTATTTCGGACAGACGGGAGAAAAAAAGCATGTGGACATCCCTGAAGCCCAGGTGGGGATCATCAGCGGGGGTATCCGTAACGAAGAACATAAAGAAATCGCTCTGCACATGCGATCTCGGTGTCAGATCATCATCGCTCTGGGTACCTGCGCCACACACGGAGGCATTCCGGCTCTGGCCAACAGTTTTCTCGTCTCGGAAATAGTGGAAAGATGCTTTACTACCGAAACCACCGACGACAATCCTCGAACCTTTGAAGCCCCTGTACCACCGCTCCTGGATGCCTGCTACGCTCTGGATGAACATATTCCGGTAGATGTGTACCTTCCGGGATGCCCCCCACACCCGGACCAGTTCTATGAGGCCCTGACGGCTCTTTTGCAAGGAGCAACTCCGGAACTTCCCACAAAAAGCGTCTGTGACACGTGCCCGACGGTGCGCGAAGGCAAAGGAAAGCTCAGCAAGCTTCGACGCTTTCTTCATAACCCTCATTACCGCAGCCCCGACGAACCTTTGGACAAAATGCGTTGCCTGCTGGAACAGGGTTTCTTGTGTATGGGACCCGTGACACGAGCCGGCTGTGGTGGAGACGCCAAGACTCCGCGGTGTCTGGCGGCTCGAGTGCCGTGTCGAGGCTGTTACGGGCCTGTGCGCCATGATGGAAATCCTATGCTGGAAATGCTCAATGCTCTGGCATCCAACGGCATCGATGTGAAATCACTTCCGGAATTCACTTCTCTTTTGCGCTTTGCCGGAGCGCACCGCCTGCTGAGGCCTTCACGGCAACGAAAGGAGAGCTAG
- a CDS encoding Coenzyme F420 hydrogenase/dehydrogenase, beta subunit C-terminal domain — protein sequence MKTFFHLLQEVIEPGLCHRCGGCVSVCTSVNYGALEIGQDGRPRYKDADKCIECGLCHAVCPEIVELDQETRHRLSWSAPMGRVLSAGVARAMDPEVRRHATDGGLVTALLLHLFHTGHIDGAIVTRSVGRFQRKPFLATTPQEILESAGFFFDTSHGIVGLGDAYMARSSMEALRPLMSKGLRRVALVGTPCQIQAFRRMETLGVMPSESVAICLGLYCSGNFLFDEPHREELAQAGQFSWDEVIKINVKDTFRVHLKDGSIRRLDLHVLDRLKRHACRYCEDYSAELADISFGGLGAPEGWTSYLARTPKGRAAELDARSRTVEEMDRRHDSALPEKVLEAVMRASLEKRTQAKEHRRELGTRSGISQ from the coding sequence ATGAAGACTTTTTTTCATTTGCTTCAGGAAGTCATAGAGCCGGGATTGTGTCATCGCTGCGGTGGCTGCGTCTCCGTCTGCACATCGGTCAATTACGGGGCCTTGGAAATCGGCCAAGACGGCCGTCCTCGCTACAAGGACGCGGACAAGTGTATTGAATGCGGCCTGTGCCATGCTGTCTGTCCGGAAATTGTGGAACTGGACCAGGAAACGCGCCACCGTTTGAGCTGGAGTGCTCCCATGGGCCGAGTGCTCAGCGCCGGCGTCGCACGGGCTATGGATCCGGAAGTGAGAAGGCATGCCACGGATGGCGGCTTGGTAACGGCTCTTTTGCTGCACTTGTTCCACACAGGCCATATCGACGGAGCCATCGTCACCCGATCGGTCGGGCGTTTTCAACGAAAGCCTTTTCTGGCCACAACACCGCAGGAAATTCTGGAAAGTGCCGGATTTTTCTTTGACACCAGCCACGGAATCGTTGGTCTGGGCGACGCCTACATGGCCAGATCCAGCATGGAAGCTTTAAGACCCCTTATGAGCAAAGGGCTTCGCCGAGTGGCGCTCGTGGGTACCCCTTGTCAGATTCAGGCTTTTAGGCGCATGGAAACTCTAGGGGTCATGCCTTCGGAATCGGTCGCCATTTGTCTGGGGCTTTATTGTTCCGGCAATTTCCTTTTCGATGAACCCCATCGAGAAGAACTGGCTCAGGCTGGCCAGTTTTCCTGGGACGAAGTCATTAAAATCAATGTGAAGGATACTTTTCGAGTCCACTTGAAGGACGGTTCCATACGCCGCTTGGATTTGCATGTCCTGGACCGCCTCAAACGCCATGCATGTCGGTACTGTGAAGACTACAGCGCTGAATTGGCGGACATTTCCTTTGGAGGTCTGGGGGCTCCAGAAGGGTGGACATCGTATCTAGCGCGAACGCCCAAAGGGAGAGCGGCCGAGCTGGACGCGAGAAGTCGAACTGTGGAAGAAATGGATCGGCGCCACGATTCGGCCTTGCCCGAAAAGGTTCTGGAGGCGGTGATGCGGGCTTCGTTGGAAAAGCGTACTCAGGCCAAAGAGCATCGCCGGGAATTGGGCACGCGCTCAGGAATCTCTCAGTAA
- a CDS encoding hydrogenase iron-sulfur subunit — MNDFEPVIVGFLCNWCAYAGGDLAGVSRLQYPANMRPIRVMCSGMVHPELITKALLKGADGVLVMGUHLGECHYLDGNHKALARSHAVRIALENLGIDPERFAIEWVSSAEAPRFAQLVTQFTEKIRVLGPNPLKGREALSARSA, encoded by the coding sequence ATGAACGATTTTGAGCCTGTCATTGTTGGTTTTCTGTGCAATTGGTGCGCTTATGCAGGAGGGGATCTGGCGGGTGTGTCGCGTCTTCAATACCCGGCCAACATGCGCCCCATCCGCGTCATGTGTTCCGGCATGGTCCATCCGGAACTCATCACCAAAGCCCTCCTCAAAGGAGCGGACGGCGTTCTTGTCATGGGCTGACACCTGGGCGAATGTCATTACCTGGATGGTAATCACAAAGCCTTGGCCCGAAGCCACGCGGTTCGCATCGCTTTGGAAAACCTCGGAATCGACCCCGAACGTTTCGCCATCGAATGGGTCTCATCGGCCGAAGCCCCGCGCTTTGCGCAGCTGGTCACGCAGTTTACGGAAAAGATTCGAGTTCTTGGTCCCAACCCACTCAAAGGGCGCGAAGCCCTCTCTGCCCGGTCGGCCTGA
- a CDS encoding FAD-dependent oxidoreductase produces MQAQPMGSVMVVGGGIAGIQATLDLADSGFKVILVEKSSGIGGVMAQLDKTFPTNDCAMUILAPKLVEVGRHLNVELLTLSEIVDVSGSLGHFRVTVHQKPRYVDMDKCIACGLCAEKCPKKVDDPFNMGRGKRKAAYIKYGQAVPLKYAIDADHCLYLTRGKCRACEKFCPTGAIDFQDTAKTFTLDVGAVIVAPGFEGFDPSRLDMYGYGHIRDVVTSLEYERLLASNGPHMGHLVRPSDETEPRRIAWIQCVGSRNIHHCSNAFCSSVCCMYAIKQALVTAEHCHGSDLQQTIFFMDMRTHGKDFERYLMNAQSRGVRFVRARPHTLESGPDNKGAWIQYLDDQGRAVTEFFDLVVLSIGLEAPRDAASLAKALGIELTDHRFAKTSGFQPVTTTRAGIYATGAFQGPKAIPHAVTQASTAAAEVARALHAARGSLTQSKTYPAEHNIDCEAPKVGVFVCSCGINIANTVDVKAVVEYAKTLPYVVHVENNLFSCSADTQALIAQKIKELGLNRIVVAACTPRTHEPLFQDTLREAGLNPFLVEMANIRNQNAWVHQQEAEKATEKAKDQVRMAVAKAVLNVPVTRLKVNVIQKALVIGGGVAGMNAALYLADQGFEVILLERDRRLGGHAWYLLENDQGEPVRGMLKELIERVETHPKLQVLKSARLKTVQGSVGSFRSLVEVNGQEQEIFYGAAVLALGGRPAEPDEYLYGQDPRVMTHLQCDLLLDQEPYKIRSAHTVVFIQCVGSREPRRPYCSRICCTHTVKSALRMKALHPDLDVYVLYRDMRTYGLREELYQKARSQGVLFVRYSLDAKPQVSATQEALQVEVLDPILERKLRIKADYVVLATAVEPNTDTDVVELFKCSLNADGFLNEAHPKLRPVDLSVDGLFVAGLCHYPKPLDETIAQARAAASRAAVVLCKEEMELDAIKSYVTDRCDGCALCLDVCPYRAIVLEEFVEGSSRRKRIRTDPALCKGCGLCEATCPKGGVMVHGFTLEQLEAQIEALLA; encoded by the coding sequence ATGCAGGCACAGCCCATGGGATCCGTCATGGTGGTGGGAGGCGGTATCGCCGGCATTCAAGCCACGCTGGATTTGGCCGATTCCGGCTTTAAGGTGATTTTGGTGGAAAAATCATCGGGCATCGGGGGTGTGATGGCCCAATTGGACAAGACCTTTCCCACCAATGACTGCGCCATGTGAATCCTGGCCCCGAAGCTGGTCGAGGTCGGCCGCCATCTGAATGTGGAACTCCTTACCCTTTCCGAAATCGTCGACGTATCCGGATCTCTCGGGCATTTTCGTGTCACCGTGCATCAAAAGCCCCGGTATGTAGACATGGACAAATGCATTGCCTGCGGGCTGTGTGCCGAAAAGTGTCCGAAGAAAGTGGACGATCCTTTCAACATGGGCCGAGGTAAGCGCAAAGCCGCTTACATCAAGTATGGCCAAGCGGTCCCTTTGAAATACGCCATTGACGCGGACCACTGCCTTTATCTGACTCGAGGAAAGTGTCGAGCGTGCGAGAAATTCTGCCCTACTGGCGCCATCGATTTCCAAGACACCGCCAAAACCTTTACGCTGGATGTGGGGGCGGTCATTGTGGCTCCGGGATTTGAAGGTTTTGATCCCTCCCGCTTGGACATGTACGGCTACGGTCACATTCGCGATGTGGTCACCAGTTTGGAATATGAACGCCTTTTAGCTTCCAACGGACCGCACATGGGCCATCTGGTGCGTCCATCCGACGAAACGGAACCGCGGCGTATTGCGTGGATTCAGTGTGTGGGATCGCGCAACATTCATCACTGCAGCAACGCCTTTTGCTCCAGCGTCTGTTGCATGTATGCCATCAAGCAGGCTCTGGTTACTGCCGAACATTGCCATGGGTCGGATTTGCAGCAGACCATTTTTTTCATGGACATGCGCACCCACGGCAAAGACTTCGAGCGCTACCTCATGAACGCTCAATCACGCGGCGTGCGTTTTGTGCGGGCCCGCCCACACACCTTGGAATCCGGTCCGGACAACAAAGGCGCTTGGATTCAGTATTTGGACGATCAGGGAAGAGCTGTTACGGAATTCTTTGATCTTGTAGTCCTCTCCATTGGCCTAGAAGCCCCTCGAGACGCAGCTTCTCTGGCAAAAGCCTTAGGCATTGAACTGACGGATCATCGTTTCGCGAAAACTTCCGGATTCCAACCCGTGACCACCACACGAGCCGGCATTTACGCCACGGGTGCGTTTCAAGGTCCCAAAGCCATTCCTCATGCCGTCACGCAAGCCTCTACGGCGGCGGCGGAAGTCGCTCGTGCCCTTCACGCGGCTCGCGGTAGCCTCACGCAATCCAAAACTTACCCGGCGGAACACAACATTGACTGTGAAGCTCCCAAGGTGGGGGTTTTTGTATGTTCCTGCGGTATCAACATCGCCAACACGGTGGATGTCAAAGCGGTGGTAGAATACGCCAAGACTCTGCCTTATGTGGTCCATGTGGAAAACAACCTGTTCTCCTGTTCTGCGGACACACAAGCCTTGATCGCTCAAAAAATCAAGGAACTGGGTCTGAATCGTATCGTGGTGGCCGCGTGCACGCCCCGCACTCATGAACCCCTTTTTCAGGACACACTTCGGGAAGCGGGCCTCAATCCATTCCTTGTGGAAATGGCCAACATTCGGAATCAAAACGCCTGGGTTCACCAGCAAGAAGCCGAAAAAGCTACGGAAAAAGCTAAGGATCAGGTGCGTATGGCCGTCGCTAAAGCTGTGTTGAATGTGCCTGTGACCCGCCTCAAGGTGAACGTCATTCAAAAGGCTTTAGTCATCGGCGGCGGTGTTGCCGGCATGAACGCGGCGCTTTACCTGGCAGATCAGGGATTTGAAGTGATTTTGCTGGAAAGAGACCGGCGCCTTGGCGGCCATGCTTGGTATCTTTTGGAAAACGACCAGGGCGAGCCTGTTCGAGGCATGCTGAAAGAGCTTATCGAACGCGTGGAAACACACCCAAAACTCCAGGTCTTAAAGTCGGCTCGACTCAAGACCGTGCAAGGTTCCGTGGGAAGTTTTCGCAGCCTCGTGGAAGTCAACGGCCAGGAACAGGAGATCTTTTATGGTGCTGCCGTACTCGCTTTGGGCGGTCGCCCGGCTGAACCGGACGAGTATCTCTACGGCCAGGATCCTCGTGTGATGACTCACCTGCAGTGTGACCTTCTTCTGGATCAAGAGCCTTATAAAATCCGATCGGCTCACACGGTGGTGTTCATTCAGTGTGTGGGATCCAGGGAGCCGCGTCGCCCCTATTGTTCCCGCATCTGCTGCACGCACACGGTCAAGAGCGCCTTACGCATGAAGGCGCTGCATCCGGATCTGGATGTGTACGTCTTGTATCGGGACATGCGCACCTATGGATTGCGTGAGGAACTCTACCAAAAGGCTCGTTCTCAAGGCGTGCTTTTTGTTCGCTACTCCCTGGACGCTAAACCTCAGGTTTCGGCCACTCAGGAAGCCCTGCAGGTTGAGGTGCTTGACCCCATTTTAGAGAGAAAACTTCGTATAAAAGCCGACTACGTCGTTCTGGCCACCGCCGTGGAACCCAATACCGACACGGATGTGGTGGAACTTTTCAAGTGCAGCCTCAATGCCGATGGTTTTCTGAACGAGGCCCATCCCAAATTGCGGCCGGTGGATCTTTCCGTGGATGGTCTTTTTGTGGCTGGCTTATGCCATTATCCCAAGCCGTTGGATGAGACCATCGCCCAGGCGCGAGCCGCCGCCTCTAGAGCTGCCGTGGTGCTTTGCAAGGAAGAAATGGAGCTGGACGCCATCAAATCCTACGTGACGGATCGATGTGACGGCTGTGCTTTGTGCTTGGACGTGTGTCCTTATCGAGCCATTGTGCTGGAGGAGTTTGTGGAAGGATCCTCGAGACGCAAAAGAATCCGTACGGATCCTGCGTTGTGCAAGGGATGCGGGCTTTGTGAAGCCACCTGCCCCAAAGGCGGTGTCATGGTTCACGGATTCACCTTGGAACAACTGGAAGCCCAAATCGAGGCCCTGCTGGCCTGA
- a CDS encoding nitroreductase family protein → MMAWIRVDLEKCQRDGLCVRVCPVGILALEPTLGPVMHRSMASLCIACGHCVAVCPKEALDHAKASLKDQKELPRFPVLDPETALLFLRSRRSIRCYRPEPVPQPLLEKLLQAARYAPSGHNSQGLSFSVLTSSDAMNTVRLLVAAWMRRLVDQRSPLAAQWHMKGILRALDQGHDPILRKAPHLIVASAPQSLKAARITTYLALEYVELYATSLGLGTCWAGYVQAFAMESSELAKSLKLPEDHRITGCLMAGFPDVTYRRLPERDPLRVQWVQALD, encoded by the coding sequence ATGATGGCTTGGATTCGCGTGGACTTGGAAAAATGTCAGCGGGACGGACTATGTGTTCGTGTATGCCCTGTAGGCATTCTGGCTTTGGAGCCAACCTTAGGCCCTGTCATGCACCGCAGCATGGCTTCCCTGTGCATCGCCTGCGGCCATTGCGTGGCGGTATGCCCTAAGGAGGCTCTAGATCATGCCAAAGCTTCCCTTAAAGACCAAAAAGAACTGCCTCGCTTTCCCGTTCTGGACCCGGAAACGGCTCTGCTTTTCCTGCGCTCTCGACGCTCCATTCGCTGCTACCGCCCGGAGCCCGTCCCACAGCCTCTTTTGGAAAAGCTTCTGCAAGCGGCACGCTACGCCCCCTCCGGCCACAATTCCCAAGGACTCTCCTTCAGCGTGCTCACCTCTTCCGACGCCATGAACACCGTGCGTCTTCTTGTGGCAGCCTGGATGCGGCGCTTGGTGGACCAAAGATCGCCTCTCGCCGCCCAATGGCACATGAAAGGCATCCTTCGCGCCCTAGACCAAGGCCATGATCCCATTCTTCGAAAGGCACCACACCTCATCGTCGCCTCAGCTCCTCAAAGTCTCAAAGCCGCTCGTATCACCACCTATCTGGCTTTGGAATATGTGGAACTGTACGCCACCAGTCTGGGCCTGGGCACCTGCTGGGCCGGATACGTGCAGGCTTTTGCCATGGAATCTTCGGAATTGGCTAAAAGCTTGAAGCTTCCCGAAGATCACCGCATCACGGGCTGCCTTATGGCCGGCTTTCCCGACGTGACCTATCGGCGCCTTCCGGAACGCGATCCCTTACGGGTGCAGTGGGTCCAGGCCTTGGACTAA